Within the Candidatus Thioglobus sp. genome, the region AAACACCATTGCAACTGCATTTGCACTTTCCTTGCTAGCCATTGCTAATACAGAGCCGCCATTAAATCCAAACCAGCCCATCCATAAAATAAATGTGCCTAAAGTTGCTAACGGCATATTTGCGCCTGGAATTGCATTTGATGAACCATCTTTATTGTATTTACCTGTGCGAGCGCCTAATATTATCACACCAGCTAGAGCAGCAGCAGCACCGGCCATATGCACAATGCCAGAGCCAGCAAAGTCTGAAAATCCTAAATCACTGAGCGTGTAAAGACCAAACACAGACTCTCCAGCCCATGTCCATGCACCTTCCATTGGATAGATGATGCCTGTAAAGACAATAGCAAAAGCGAAGAATGAAAACAACTTCATTCGCTCAGCAACAGCACCTGAAACAATACTCATTGCTGTTGCAACAAATACCACTTGGAAGAAAAAATCAGAGGCGTTTGAATATTTTTCACCCGCACCGCTAATACCATCTAAAAGAACGCCGCCACCATACATTAAGTCATAACCATAAACCATATAAGTTGTACAAGCAATGGCAAATAACCCAATATTCTTTGTTAAAATTTCTGCCGTATTTTTACTACGAACCATACCCGCTTCTAACATTGAGAAGCCTGCTGCCATCCACATCACCAACGCACCCATCATTAAGAAATAAAAGGTATCTAATGCAAATTGCATTTCTAAAATTGTATTTTCCATGTTGCCTCCTTTATAGCGCTATTGAGCCAGTTTCGCCCGTACGAATACGAACCACCTGCTCTAATGAAGTAATAAATATTTTTCCATCACCGATCTTGCCGCCTTCAGATTTTGCAGCAATGCTAATGGCTTCAATCACACTCTCTACTTGATCAGCAGAAATTGCAATTTCCAATTTAACCTTGGGTAAAAAATCAACTGTGTATTCCGCACCCCTATAAAGCTCTGTATGGCCTTTTTGACGACCAAAGCCCTTTACCTCAGTTGCCGTAATACCCGAAACACCTATCTGTGATAGAGCTTCTCGAACTTCATCAAGCTTAAAAGGCTTGATAATTGCCGTAATTATTTTCATTGTTTCCATCCTATTTTTAAACCAAAAAAAAAGCCAGCTATCTCAATTTGTAATAATTACAAATAAAAATAACTAGCTTCAATGCTATTTTTTGCACCACTCCCTCGTGAAGCGCGCAAAAAAAAACGTTTATTTAGATTCCCTAAAAAAGAAAACCTAAATAAACGTCTATGTTTGGTGTTAATTTCCCGTCTTTGGAAAACAACTAGGACGTATTATACCAAAAAAATAGGCTTAACTACAAAATTTATATCAAATAATACTAACCGAACTTATTCTCAAAATTATCCAAGAAATCATCGATTGATAAATAATGACTGCCATCACAAGAGAAGTTAAGCCCTATAGAGCCATTCATGATATTCAAACTGGCTGTTTTTAAGTATAGATTTTCATCCATAAAACGCAAATACTTAAACTTTTCAAATACGGTTTTAATTTGATCCTGGCTGACTTTAGCATTGTTGGGGTAATCTTTTTTTGGGTATAAAAGAAGAATATTAGGATTAATAATTTCATCTAAAACATGAACATGATAATTATAAGGATCATCCAAAGACCAAACTGTAGCCCTAGATGCAGGGTAATGAAGTTTTAAGTGAAATACACCCAACTCGGACAATAACTCTATCGCAATATCATGCACAGTATCCAAGGACTTATCCATGGCTGATTCGATACGTTGTTGATTAAACAAGTTTGATCGTATTTCAGGATCGCCTTTAATTTGTCGCCAATCTTCATGATTAAAATCTTGCTTAGGCAATGATAGCATCTCTATATCAAGGTCAAACACCAACATACCCATTATTTTGTCATCCCGACAAATAGTATGCACAATACTAATACATGGTTTTAATGTCGCACTAGAAATATAAGCATCAGAAATATAAATAGGATGATCACGGTCAATGGTGTTAAAAAAAGGTCGATCTGATAAATTCTGCCCTTGAAAGTCATCTGATATTTCTGACCTAGTAATATTGGCACTCAACTGCACGCCACTTTCATTTAAAACATATACCAAGTTGGCAAAATTATGGTTTTTCATATAAGACTGCAACAGCGCGTTTAAATGCTCCACATCTTTCTCAGCATCCAGATAATTATCACAAGCTTGTGACAATTGCATTAAACCTTCACTAAGTTGGTCTGTTAGAAAACTTTTTTGTTCAACAATAAGATCTGAAATATTCATAATAATAATATTCTACTGATTAATAAGTTTCAAATAATCTAATTCACTCAAAACTTCAACTCCAAACTCTTGTGCACTTTGAATCTTTTTAGGGCCTACATTTTCACCAACCACCAAATAATCGGTCTTTCGGCTCACGCCACTAGCAACCTTAATACCGAATGCTTTGGCTTGTTTTTTCATGCCTTCTCTCGAAGAATTCATCTTGCCAGTAAAGACAATACTTTTGCCAGATAGCTCATGAAAAAAATCTAAAGAATCTTGTTGCAAAGCTGTTGTTTCTAAATTAAATTGATAAGATTTTAATAAATCAAATTCTGGCTTAATAGCAAATAATCCGCTAACAATCATTTTTGACGTTAACTCAGCAAATCCATCTATTTCGGATATGCTAGATAAGTTTAAGCTAAATATTTCGTTCAAAGGATAAGCTTTCAATAGGTTTTCACAATTACCCATCCCCATTCTTGCCATTCCAAATGCTGCTAAAAAACGCCAATCTTCCACCTGTTCTGTGTGTGATCTTTTTAGTTGATTAATTAGGTTTTCACTTGTTTTTTCGCCAAAACCCATCGCCATTAATGCGCTATGATCTAATAGATAAATTTGTGAAATTTTGCGAATACCATGCTCATAGAGTTTTTCAATGGTGGCGATTCCAAAGCCATCATTATTAGCCAGTATTTTAAAAAAATACTCCATCTTACCAATCACTTGCGCAGGGCAAAGATTATGATTAACGCACATTAAGAAGTCAGACTCCCATTCTAATGGCGCCTTACAACTTGGGCAAAGCGCAGGAATATCAACATCTACGGATTTTAAAACCTTGTTAATCTTAGGAATCACTAGTCCAGAACGCATAAGCTCAATCACACTGCCAGCGCCCAAACCTTGTTCCTTGACTAAGCCATAATGATGTCCAGTCGCACGCACAATAGTTGCACCACTAAGCTGTGTTGGCTCTAATTCTGCAACTGGTGTAATCTTTCCGGTGCGTCCAACTTGCGGGGTAACTGACAAAACCTTAACTTGAGCTGTGTCT harbors:
- a CDS encoding ammonium transporter; amino-acid sequence: MENTILEMQFALDTFYFLMMGALVMWMAAGFSMLEAGMVRSKNTAEILTKNIGLFAIACTTYMVYGYDLMYGGGVLLDGISGAGEKYSNASDFFFQVVFVATAMSIVSGAVAERMKLFSFFAFAIVFTGIIYPMEGAWTWAGESVFGLYTLSDLGFSDFAGSGIVHMAGAAAALAGVIILGARTGKYNKDGSSNAIPGANMPLATLGTFILWMGWFGFNGGSVLAMASKESANAVAMVFLNTNAAAAGGVIAALLLVKLLWGKADLTMALNGALAGLVAITAGPDTPTALEATLIGAAGGILVVLSISMLDKVFKIDDPVGAISVHGVVGLWGLLAVPLTNPSVSFTGQLAGAGTIFVWVFGTSLIMWLILKALMGIRISKEEEYSGADLAECGLEAYPEFTK
- a CDS encoding P-II family nitrogen regulator translates to MKIITAIIKPFKLDEVREALSQIGVSGITATEVKGFGRQKGHTELYRGAEYTVDFLPKVKLEIAISADQVESVIEAISIAAKSEGGKIGDGKIFITSLEQVVRIRTGETGSIAL
- a CDS encoding DNA ligase; translated protein: MTLSQQTIDQIIRQEILVDDLSDQDLVQFCELANATYRDGNPIISDQDYDFVYLPVLKQRLPQHALFQLVEPEGEGFSEEKVLLPEAMLSTDKAYSWIEIHKWIERLEKSAIEINLDIQSIQLKATPKLDGFAGFDDGERLYTRGDGKKGSDISRVFSRGLQVYNDSSRGQGAGEIVIKQSYFQTHLSDSFEYPRNFQASLIKEKALDKKAQQAINEKAALFVPFAQLPNWQGGIKELIDGFDLIVADVLSMVDFDVDGVVFEATNEALKKQMGANRKFHRWQVAFKQNKDTAQVKVLSVTPQVGRTGKITPVAELEPTQLSGATIVRATGHHYGLVKEQGLGAGSVIELMRSGLVIPKINKVLKSVDVDIPALCPSCKAPLEWESDFLMCVNHNLCPAQVIGKMEYFFKILANNDGFGIATIEKLYEHGIRKISQIYLLDHSALMAMGFGEKTSENLINQLKRSHTEQVEDWRFLAAFGMARMGMGNCENLLKAYPLNEIFSLNLSSISEIDGFAELTSKMIVSGLFAIKPEFDLLKSYQFNLETTALQQDSLDFFHELSGKSIVFTGKMNSSREGMKKQAKAFGIKVASGVSRKTDYLVVGENVGPKKIQSAQEFGVEVLSELDYLKLINQ